From Perognathus longimembris pacificus isolate PPM17 chromosome 4, ASM2315922v1, whole genome shotgun sequence, one genomic window encodes:
- the Scrn3 gene encoding secernin-3: MEPCSCDTFVALPPAAADNRIIFGKNSDRLCDEVQEVVYFSSAVHDNLGEQLKCTYIEIDQVPETYAVVLSRPAWLWGAEMGANEHGVCIGNEAVWGREEVCNEEALLGMDLVRLGLERADTAEKALNIIVDLLEKYGQGGNCTEGRMEFSYHNSFLIADRKEAWILETAGKFWAAEKVQEGIRNISNQLSITTKIDREHPDLRKYAKQKGWWDGKKEFDFAATYSYLDTAKMITSPGRYCEGYKLLNKHKGNISFETMMEILRDKPSGINMEGEFLTTASMVSVLPQDFSLPCIHFFTGTPYPERSVFKPFIFVPHISQLVDTSSPTFDLEDQVKKKPHFKPDRRHPLYQKHQQALEILNNEEKAKTMLDHMRKMEKALFQEMESFLQNKHLDMEKITNLFPQCTKDEIEIYKSNINS; encoded by the exons atggAGCCATGTTCCTGTGACACTTTTGTGGCATTACCTCCTGCAGCCGCTGATAATAGgattatttttggaaaaaattCAGATAGACTCTGTGATGAAGTACAGGAGGTAGTTTACTTTTCATCTGCAGTTCATGATAATTTGGGAGAACAGCTTAAG TGTACTTACATAGAAATTGATCAGGTTCCTGAGACATATGCTGTTGTCCTTAGTCGCCCAGCTTGGTTGTGGGGAGCAGAAATGGGAGCCAATGAGCATGGAGTTTGCATTGGGAATGAAGCTGTATGGGGAAGAGAAGAAGTTTGTAATGAGGAAGCACTATTGGGCATGGACCTTGTCAG acttGGCCTTGAAAGAGCTGATACAGCTGAAAAAGCCCTCAATATCATTGTTGATTTACTAGAAAAATATGGCCAGGGTGGAAATTGTAcggaaggaaggatggagttCAGCTATCATAACAGTTTCCTGATAGCTGATAGGAAGGAAGCCTGGATTCTGGAGACTGCAGGGAAGTTCTGGGCAGCAGAAAAGGTGCAAG AGGGCATTCGTAATATTTCTAACCAGCTTTCTATAACAACCAAGATTGATCGGGAGCACCCAGACTTGAGAAAATATGCTAAGCAGAAAGGTTGGTGGGATGGCAAAAAGGAGTTTGATTTTGCTGCAACATATTCTTACCTTGACACGGCCAAGATGATTACTTCACCAGGCAGATACTGTGAGGGCTACAAGCTTCTGAATAAACACAAAG GAAACATATCTTTTGAAACAATGATGGAAATACTACGAGATAAACCAAGTGGCATTAACATGGAAGGAGAATTCCTGACTACTGCAAGCATGGTTTCTGTTTTACCTCAAGACTTCAGCCTTCCTTGCATTCACTTCTTTACAGGGACTCCTTATCCTGAAAG GTCTGTTTTTAAGCCCTTCATATTTGTGCCACATATTTCACAGCTTGTGGATACCAGTTCACCAACATTTGATCTTGAAGATCAAGTaaaaaagaaaccacattttAAACCTGACAGAAGACACCCACTCTACCAAAAACATCAACAGGCTTTGGAAATACTTAATAATGAG GAAAAAGCCAAAACCATGTTGGATCACATGAGGAAGATGGAGAAAGCATTATTCCAAGAGATGGAatcattcctccaaaacaagcaTCTTGATATGGAGAAAATTACCAATCTCTTTCCTCAGTGTACAAAAGATGAAATTGAAATTTATAAGTCCAATATTAATTCTTAA